In Sinorhizobium numidicum, the following proteins share a genomic window:
- the glgX gene encoding glycogen debranching protein GlgX, translated as MNVSFSELDFLKPELGAGYTGQGTHFAVFSAHAEKIELCLFSEDGSKETARLPLPKREGDIWSGYIEGLGPGTVYGYRAYGPYDPHNGHRFNPNKLLLDPYAKQVAGEILWDDALFGYTIGRPDGDLSFDERDSAPFMVKGVIQDPAFDWDGEEAIRRPWTETIIYETHVRGMTMTHPAVPDELRGTLLGMASDPIIDHLVKLGISAIELLPIQYFVDDRYLVERNLRNYWGYQTLGFFAPQSRYLKNGGITEFKTMVKRFHAAGIEVLMDVVYNHTAEGSERGPTLSFRGLDNLSYYRQSPEKPRHTYDTTGTGNTLNVAHPMVLRMVLDSLRYWVGVMHIDGFRFDLASTLGREYMEFDREGGFFDAIRQDPVLAGVKLIAEPWDIGEGGYQLGGFPPPFREWNDQFRDDVRRFWKRDGGMVPTLTERLVGSPVQFNHSDRAATSSINLVSAHDGFTLMDTVSYNEKHNEANGEDNRDGHPENHSDNMGAEGATDSADINSARTRRRCALFATLMVSQGVPMILGGDELGNSQTGNNNAYCQDNEIGWLDWGSASDAFLDFCRKMIAFRKEHPALRQERFLSGEPDESGRAEIAWYKPDGSRMDDNAWSNGELRLIGAHICRIAPTGAMPESEMFLVLNAGEECEVALPTGTGPWQCVLNTAQDDAFLARPARDREMIAAQSVVAFIPQGPGDG; from the coding sequence ATGAACGTTTCTTTCTCGGAACTGGATTTTCTGAAACCCGAACTCGGCGCGGGATATACCGGGCAGGGCACGCATTTCGCCGTCTTCTCGGCGCATGCCGAGAAGATCGAGCTATGCCTTTTCTCCGAAGATGGCAGCAAGGAAACGGCCCGCCTGCCGCTGCCGAAGCGCGAGGGCGACATCTGGTCCGGGTACATCGAAGGCTTAGGGCCCGGCACCGTCTACGGCTATCGCGCCTACGGCCCCTATGACCCGCATAACGGGCATCGGTTCAATCCGAACAAGCTTCTGCTAGATCCATATGCAAAACAGGTCGCCGGAGAAATTCTCTGGGACGATGCGCTGTTCGGCTACACCATAGGTCGCCCAGACGGCGATCTTTCCTTCGACGAGCGCGACAGCGCACCCTTCATGGTCAAGGGCGTTATTCAGGATCCCGCTTTCGACTGGGATGGCGAGGAGGCGATCCGCCGTCCCTGGACGGAAACGATCATCTACGAAACCCATGTCCGCGGCATGACCATGACCCATCCAGCGGTGCCTGACGAATTGCGCGGGACGTTACTAGGCATGGCCAGCGACCCGATCATCGATCACCTTGTGAAGCTTGGCATTTCCGCGATAGAGCTGCTGCCGATCCAGTATTTCGTCGACGACCGCTATTTGGTCGAGCGAAATCTCAGGAACTATTGGGGCTATCAGACACTTGGCTTCTTCGCGCCGCAATCGCGCTATCTGAAAAACGGCGGCATCACCGAGTTCAAGACGATGGTCAAGAGGTTCCATGCCGCCGGCATCGAGGTTCTGATGGACGTCGTCTACAACCATACGGCCGAAGGCTCCGAGCGGGGGCCGACCTTGAGCTTCCGCGGTCTCGACAATCTCAGCTACTACCGCCAGTCACCCGAAAAGCCGCGCCACACCTACGACACGACAGGCACCGGAAACACGCTCAACGTTGCCCATCCCATGGTGTTGCGCATGGTGCTTGACAGTCTCCGTTATTGGGTGGGTGTGATGCATATCGACGGGTTCCGCTTCGATCTCGCAAGCACGCTCGGTCGCGAATACATGGAGTTCGACCGGGAAGGCGGTTTCTTTGACGCGATCCGACAAGATCCCGTCCTTGCCGGGGTCAAACTCATCGCCGAACCCTGGGATATCGGCGAAGGCGGATATCAGCTCGGCGGCTTCCCACCCCCGTTCCGCGAATGGAACGACCAGTTTCGTGACGATGTCCGCCGTTTCTGGAAGAGGGACGGCGGCATGGTCCCGACGCTTACCGAGCGGCTCGTCGGCTCTCCGGTGCAGTTCAATCATTCGGACCGGGCCGCAACCTCATCGATCAATCTCGTGAGTGCGCATGACGGGTTCACGCTGATGGATACCGTCTCCTACAACGAGAAGCACAACGAGGCGAATGGTGAGGACAATCGCGACGGGCACCCGGAAAACCATTCCGACAATATGGGTGCCGAGGGTGCGACCGACAGCGCGGATATCAACAGCGCCCGCACGCGCCGACGCTGCGCTCTGTTCGCCACCCTGATGGTAAGCCAGGGCGTGCCGATGATTCTCGGCGGTGACGAGCTGGGCAACAGCCAGACGGGCAACAACAATGCCTATTGCCAGGATAACGAGATCGGCTGGCTCGATTGGGGCAGCGCGAGCGATGCTTTCCTGGATTTCTGCCGGAAGATGATCGCCTTCCGGAAGGAGCATCCCGCCCTGCGCCAGGAAAGATTTCTCAGCGGCGAGCCTGATGAGAGCGGCCGCGCCGAGATTGCCTGGTACAAGCCGGACGGCAGCCGCATGGACGACAATGCCTGGAGTAATGGCGAGCTGCGCCTTATAGGGGCCCACATTTGCCGGATTGCGCCTACGGGCGCTATGCCTGAGAGCGAGATGTTTCTCGTCCTTAACGCCGGCGAGGAGTGCGAAGTCGCGCTTCCAACTGGGACGGGACCATGGCAATGCGTGCTCAATACGGCGCAGGACGATGCCTTCCTCGCACGTCCCGCCAGAGATCGGGAAATGATCGCCGCCCAGAGCGTGGTGGCCTTCATTCCGCAAGGGCCGGGCGATGGTTAG
- the treZ gene encoding malto-oligosyltrehalose trehalohydrolase, whose translation MPERFRKSWGAHLTSAAAAEFRLWAPDEKIVRVILNGAAHEMRRLEGGWFEVTAEARAGDRYWFQLSDGTAVADPASCAQEGDVDGPSIIVDQSAYRWKTTSWRGRPWEEAVIYELHVGTFTPEGTFRAAVERLPHLADAGITAIEIMPVAQFHGSRGWGYDGVLHYAPHQIYGTPDDLKALVDTAHALGIMVLLDVVYNHFGPEGNALPRYAAGFFNKDRPTPWGASIAFEQHAVRRYFIENALCWLGDFRFDGLRFDATEQIRDSTHPHFLIALARELRETFAGREIHLVVEDADRRRSLVGRSATGKAELFTAGWNDDFHNALHVVATGEINGHYRPFADDPWRKLRDAMTKGFASPARGMEILPLRTNARVSPQARVNFLQNHDQVGNRAFGDRLATLVDEATMRVMTAMLMLVPQIPLIFMGDEYGESQPFLFFSDFRGEIGKAIRLGRREEAENFGGIPQGKTVEDLPDPLHVQAFFDSKLRWQRAASAAGKRHIAFMRDLVDVRQQHIVPLLIDPGLSGYRVFPTQDGIVAADWLFGDASLELRINLSTEPGPIPAIHGRPIFMSGISPGETVPDELPGPAIIAAVRRG comes from the coding sequence ATGCCCGAACGTTTCAGGAAGAGCTGGGGAGCCCATCTGACGTCCGCCGCCGCCGCCGAGTTCCGTTTGTGGGCGCCCGACGAAAAGATCGTTCGCGTCATCCTCAATGGGGCCGCGCACGAGATGCGGCGGCTTGAAGGCGGGTGGTTTGAAGTTACGGCCGAGGCACGGGCCGGGGATCGTTATTGGTTTCAGCTTTCCGACGGGACGGCGGTCGCCGACCCCGCGTCCTGCGCTCAGGAGGGTGATGTCGACGGGCCCTCGATTATCGTCGATCAATCGGCCTATCGGTGGAAAACAACCTCCTGGCGCGGTCGCCCATGGGAGGAAGCGGTCATCTACGAGTTGCATGTCGGAACCTTCACACCGGAAGGCACGTTTCGCGCCGCGGTCGAGCGCCTGCCTCATCTCGCGGATGCCGGGATAACCGCTATCGAGATCATGCCGGTCGCGCAATTTCATGGTTCCCGTGGCTGGGGGTATGACGGCGTGCTGCACTATGCGCCGCATCAGATCTACGGAACGCCGGACGATCTCAAAGCGCTCGTGGATACGGCGCATGCTCTCGGCATCATGGTGCTGCTCGACGTCGTCTACAATCACTTCGGGCCGGAGGGAAATGCCCTGCCCCGCTATGCAGCCGGCTTTTTCAATAAAGATCGGCCGACCCCATGGGGGGCTTCAATCGCCTTCGAGCAGCACGCGGTGCGGCGTTATTTCATTGAGAACGCGCTCTGCTGGCTAGGCGACTTCCGGTTTGACGGGCTGCGCTTCGATGCGACCGAACAGATCAGGGATAGCACACACCCGCACTTTCTCATCGCACTGGCGCGCGAATTGCGGGAGACCTTTGCTGGCCGCGAAATCCATCTGGTCGTCGAAGATGCCGACCGCCGCAGGAGCCTGGTTGGACGCAGCGCAACCGGGAAAGCCGAACTCTTCACGGCGGGATGGAACGATGATTTCCACAACGCGCTGCACGTCGTTGCAACCGGAGAAATCAATGGCCACTATCGCCCTTTCGCCGACGATCCATGGCGAAAGCTCCGCGACGCGATGACGAAAGGTTTTGCCTCGCCGGCAAGGGGCATGGAAATCTTACCGCTGCGGACCAATGCTCGCGTTTCTCCGCAGGCGCGCGTCAACTTCCTGCAAAACCACGACCAGGTGGGAAACCGCGCTTTCGGCGATCGCCTCGCCACGCTTGTCGATGAGGCGACAATGCGGGTGATGACGGCAATGCTGATGCTCGTTCCGCAGATCCCGCTCATCTTCATGGGTGATGAATACGGCGAGAGCCAACCATTTCTTTTTTTCTCCGATTTTCGGGGCGAGATCGGCAAGGCTATCCGCTTGGGGCGTCGGGAGGAGGCGGAGAATTTCGGCGGCATTCCGCAAGGCAAAACAGTGGAGGATTTGCCCGACCCGCTCCACGTGCAGGCGTTTTTCGATTCGAAACTGCGGTGGCAACGTGCAGCGAGCGCGGCGGGCAAACGGCACATCGCCTTCATGCGCGACCTTGTTGATGTCCGACAGCAGCATATCGTGCCCCTTCTGATCGATCCCGGCCTGTCCGGCTACCGTGTATTTCCGACGCAGGACGGCATTGTCGCGGCAGACTGGTTGTTCGGGGATGCTTCCCTGGAACTCCGGATCAATCTTTCGACGGAACCAGGCCCTATTCCGGCGATACACGGTCGGCCGATATTCATGAGTGGGATATCACCAGGCGAGACGGTGCCAGACGAACTGCCGGGTCCGGCTATCATTGCCGCCGTCAGAAGGGGATAG
- a CDS encoding UdgX family uracil-DNA binding protein (This protein belongs to the uracil DNA glycosylase superfamily, members of which act in excision repair of DNA. However, it belongs more specifically to UdgX branch, whose founding member was found to bind uracil in DNA (where it does not belong), without cleaving it, appears to promote DNA repair by a pathway involving RecA, rather than base excision.), with protein sequence MPQKLAKIGPALSGEHAEAPSIAALRRQAEGCERCDLYKNATQLVFSEGPADARVVLVGEQPGDREDLAGRPFVGPAGRILNECLHEAGIDRSSCYLTNAVKHFKFEQRGKRRMHSRPNAGEIQRCAWWLGAELDHLHPDLVVALGATALMALLGRSVAVTKNRGDLIATPGGYPVLVTIHPSYLLRIRDREDAAVERGRFVNDLAKIATHLR encoded by the coding sequence ATGCCGCAGAAACTGGCCAAAATAGGTCCTGCACTCTCCGGTGAGCACGCCGAAGCGCCATCCATTGCCGCGCTGCGGCGGCAAGCAGAAGGCTGCGAGCGCTGCGATCTCTACAAGAACGCAACACAGCTCGTGTTCAGCGAGGGACCAGCCGACGCCCGCGTCGTCCTTGTTGGCGAACAGCCGGGCGACCGCGAGGATCTCGCCGGCCGCCCCTTCGTCGGCCCGGCCGGACGAATCCTGAACGAATGCCTCCATGAAGCCGGTATCGACCGTTCGAGCTGCTATCTCACCAATGCGGTCAAGCACTTCAAGTTTGAGCAGCGCGGCAAGCGACGCATGCATTCTCGGCCCAATGCAGGCGAGATCCAGCGCTGCGCCTGGTGGCTGGGGGCCGAGCTAGACCATCTTCACCCCGATCTCGTCGTCGCGCTCGGCGCGACGGCGCTGATGGCACTGCTTGGGCGAAGTGTCGCGGTGACGAAAAACCGTGGCGATCTCATCGCCACCCCCGGCGGTTACCCGGTTCTGGTGACGATCCATCCCTCCTATCTTCTGCGGATCCGAGACAGGGAGGATGCGGCCGTCGAACGCGGCCGTTTCGTCAACGATCTGGCGAAGATCGCGACCCACCTCCGCTGA
- a CDS encoding glutathione S-transferase: MPYKLYYWDGIPGRGEFVRLALEEAGADYVDVAREPKGTSAMLKLMEDAAGATIPFAPPFLMDGELLISHVANILFYLGPKLGLAPDEEGLRFVANGLQLTITDFVAEIHDTHHPIGVSLYYEEQKPESLRRSADFLSERLPKFLGYFERVLNQNPMGRGHAVGGRPSYVDLSLFQVIEGLRYSFPRAMDSYEARIPALIALHDAVASRPRIRKYLTSDRRLSFNESCVFRHYPELDRQS; this comes from the coding sequence ACTCTACTACTGGGACGGCATTCCCGGCCGCGGCGAATTCGTTCGTCTCGCGCTGGAGGAGGCCGGCGCGGATTATGTCGACGTCGCCCGCGAGCCAAAGGGCACAAGTGCGATGCTGAAGCTCATGGAGGATGCTGCTGGCGCAACCATTCCTTTCGCGCCGCCGTTTCTGATGGATGGCGAGCTCCTCATTTCCCATGTCGCCAACATCCTTTTTTATCTCGGCCCGAAGCTCGGGCTGGCGCCTGACGAAGAGGGGCTTCGCTTCGTCGCCAACGGCTTGCAACTGACGATCACGGACTTCGTCGCGGAGATCCATGACACGCACCACCCGATCGGCGTGTCGCTCTATTACGAGGAACAGAAGCCCGAATCTCTGCGGAGGTCGGCTGATTTCCTATCCGAGCGCCTTCCAAAGTTCCTCGGCTATTTCGAGCGCGTTCTTAACCAGAACCCGATGGGGCGCGGTCATGCCGTCGGCGGCCGGCCGAGCTATGTCGATCTTTCGCTCTTTCAGGTGATCGAAGGGCTCCGCTATTCGTTTCCAAGGGCGATGGATAGCTATGAAGCGCGCATCCCCGCATTGATCGCTCTGCACGATGCGGTTGCATCGCGACCGAGAATTCGCAAGTATCTCACGTCCGATCGGCGGCTTTCTTTCAACGAATCCTGTGTCTTCCGCCATTATCCGGAACTCGACCGGCAGTCTTGA